GAAGACATCATCTTCGATCCCAACATCTTCGCGGTGGCGACAGGGATCGAGGAACACGACCGCTACGGGCTCGACTTCATCGAAGCGGTGCAGGAGATCAAGGCACAGTGTCCGCATGCCAAGACCAGCGGCGGGCTTTCCAACCTCTCCTTCAGCTTTCGCGGCAACGAAACCGTGCGCCGCGCGATGCATTCGGTGTTTCTCTACCACGCGATCCCCGCCGGGCTCGACATGGCGATCGTCAATGCCGGGCAGCTCGATATCTATGACAATATCGAGCCTGCCCTGCGCGATGCGTGCGAGGATGTGATCCTGATGCGCCGCGAGGACGCGACCGAGCGGCTGATCGACCTCGCTGAAAGCTACAAGGGCAAGAGCGTTGCCGACGAAAAAGCCGCCGAGGAATGGCGCGGCTGGCCGGTGGCCAGGCGGCTCGAACATGCGCTGGTGAAGGGCATCGACGCGCACATCGTCGCCGATACCGAGATCATGCGCGCTGCCACCGAAGAGGCAGGCGGGCGTCCGATCGAGGTGATCGAAGGCCCGCTGATGGACGGGATGAACGTCGTCGGCGACCTGTTCGGCAGCGGCAAGATGTTCCTGCCGCAGGTGGTGAAATCGGCGCGGGTTATGAAGAAGGCGGTCGCCCACCTCATCCCGTATATCGAGGCGGAGAAAGACCTGCTGCCCGAGGCCGAGCGCAAGGCCAAGGGCAAGGTCATCATGGCCACCGTCAAAGGCGACGTGCACGATATCGGCAAGAACATCGTCGGCGTCGTGCTCCAGTGCAATGGATACGACGTGATCGATCTCGGCGTGATGGTGCCGTGGCAAGACATCCTGAAGTCGGCGAACGACAACAAGGCCGACATGATCGGGCTGTCGGGCCTGATCACGCCCTCGCTCGACGAAATGGTCACCGTCGCCGAGGAAATGCAGCGCGCCGAGATGACCATGCCGTTGCTGATCGGCGGGGCAACGACCAGCAAGGTCCACACCGCGTTGAAGATCGATCCGGCCTACGAGGGGCCGGTGATCCACGTGCTCGATGCCAGCCGCGCGGTCGGCGTCGCGTCGAAGCTGTTGTCTGACACCCTGCGCGACGATTTTGTCGGGGAAACGGCGGGCGACTACGAGAAAGTCCGGCTCGCGCGCGAAGGCAAGACGCCGAGCGTGCTGCTGAGCCTCGAGGATGCGCGCGCCAACTATTACGACGCGTATCTGAGCGACAAGCCCGCGCCGCCGCTCAAGCCCGGGGTGCACGTTTTCGACGATTGGGACCTCGCGGATCTGCGCCAGTATATCGACTGGACCCCGTTCTTCCGGGCGTGGGAACTGCACGGAAACTACCCCGCGATCCTGACGGACGAGGTGGTCGGCGAAACGGCCAGCCAGCTGTTCGACGACGCCAATGTGATGCTCGATCGGATCATCGAGGAGAAGTGGCTCACTGCGCGC
The Erythrobacter sp. JK5 DNA segment above includes these coding regions:
- the metH gene encoding methionine synthase, encoding MSQTANTSSTFINIGERTNVTGSAAFKKLIMADDYATAVEVARQQVENGAQVIDVNMDEGLLDAEKAMTTFLKLIAAEPDIARVPVMIDSSKWEVIEAGLKCVSGKPIVNSISMKEGEEPFLEHARKCMAYGAAVVVMAFDEVGQADTKTRKVEICKRAYDLLVGEGFPPEDIIFDPNIFAVATGIEEHDRYGLDFIEAVQEIKAQCPHAKTSGGLSNLSFSFRGNETVRRAMHSVFLYHAIPAGLDMAIVNAGQLDIYDNIEPALRDACEDVILMRREDATERLIDLAESYKGKSVADEKAAEEWRGWPVARRLEHALVKGIDAHIVADTEIMRAATEEAGGRPIEVIEGPLMDGMNVVGDLFGSGKMFLPQVVKSARVMKKAVAHLIPYIEAEKDLLPEAERKAKGKVIMATVKGDVHDIGKNIVGVVLQCNGYDVIDLGVMVPWQDILKSANDNKADMIGLSGLITPSLDEMVTVAEEMQRAEMTMPLLIGGATTSKVHTALKIDPAYEGPVIHVLDASRAVGVASKLLSDTLRDDFVGETAGDYEKVRLAREGKTPSVLLSLEDARANYYDAYLSDKPAPPLKPGVHVFDDWDLADLRQYIDWTPFFRAWELHGNYPAILTDEVVGETASQLFDDANVMLDRIIEEKWLTARGVAGFWPCARDGDDVTIHREFIREGGREEHVVLPFLRQQVKKSRDRANMCLADFIDPNGDWIGGFAVGIHGIEPHIARFQADKDDYSDILLKALADRFAEAFAEALHKHTRTDLWGYAPGEQLTNEALIKEQYRGIRPAPGYPACPDHSLKPILFDLLEAEKNVGLTLTENFAMWPTAAVSGFYFGHPESEYFGVARIGRDQLEEYAQRRGVDLETAERWLRPNLD